The nucleotide window CTGCCGTCGCTATCGCCACTCGGCGGGCGCGACGGCTCGGACGGTACTTCATGTGTGACGTCCCCCAAGGGCGATCTGCATGGTCTGTTCGCTGACGGACGGGGCGGCGGTGCGGTCGCCGGCCCGGTCGGTGGCCCGCTCGTCGGCCCGCTCGCCTGCCCGGTCGGTGGCCGCGGCGCCGGCCTCATCGGAACCCCGGTCCTCGGACCGGTTCCCGTCCTGATCCCCGTCCTTTGCCCGGTCCCCGTCCCGGCCCTCTGCCGGGTCTCGATCCCCGACCCCGACCCCGACCCCGTCCCCGTCCTCGGCCCGGTCCCGGGCTCGCTCCTCGGCCTGGTCAGCGGGCCGCCTGGCATGCGCGGCCGCCCGCCGCCCGCCGCCGGCGCTCCCGGCAGTGCCTCCGGAAACGGCACCGGAAACGGCACCGGCAGCGTCACCTGCCGTGACACCTCCCGCAGCCGTGACCGTGGCCCCGACAACGGTGTCGGCGAGGCCGGCGCCGCTGGTGCCGACGAGGGTGCCGGTGCTCGCGCCGTCCGCGTTGCCGGCGGTGCCCCCAGCCGGGGCGGTGGCCTGCTTCCGCTTCTCCGTACGCAGGGAATGGCGCCAGGCGGCGATCGGCGCGGCGGTGATGAGCATGGCGAGCACGGCCCAGGTGACCATCGCCGGATGGCTGTGGCCCAGCACGAACGAGGCCACCAGCGAGCCGCCGAAGACGGCCAGGAAGAACAGATGCACCCGGAAGGTGCCGAACAGGGTGTCCGGGCTGGACGAGTCACCCTTCGGCGTCACCACGAACTTGCTCTTGCGGCGCAGCACGGCGTCGAACAGCGACCGGGCGTAGATCGGCGCCGACAGCGCGGACATCACCATGCCCGCGACACCGCCGGAGCCCTCCGGCTCGTGCGGCGAGACGTTGTGCCGCCGGTTCCAGATGTACAGCCCGATCTGCAGCGCCGAGGCGTTGCCGTACAGCATCATCCACACGGCCGGATCGATCTCCACACCCGAGGCGCCGAGCCCCAGGAACAACGCACAGCTCAGGGCCGCCAGAATCCAGTTCAGGGCGGACATCGGGTAGAAGATGACCATCATCGAGTAGTTGAAGAGCCGGCCCACGGGCAGGGTGAACGGCGCCTTCCAGAACTGCTTGAGGATCGTCTCGTACGTCCCGCGCGACCAGCGCAGCTGCTGGGTGAAGAAGTCCGTCCAGGCCGTGGGCCCCTCGCCGACCGCGAGCACGTCCGGCGTGTAGACCGAGCGCCACTTCTTCCCGGTCTGCGGATTGCGGTGCCGGTGCATCTCGAAACCGGTCGCCATGTCCTCGGTGATCGAGTCGTACAGCCCGCCGATCTGCTGGAGCGCGCTGATGCGGACGGCGTTGGACGTGCCGACGAACATCGGCGCGCCGTAGCGGTTGCCGGCCCGCTGGACCAGCGCGTGGAAGAGGAACTGCTGGGACTCGGCGGCCTTGGTGACGAAGGTGTCGTAGTTGCCGTACACCTGGGGGCCGATGACGAACCCCACGTCCGGGTCGCGGAAGAAGCCCAGCATCCGCTCCAGGTAGTTGGGCAGCGGGACATGGTCGGTGTCGACGGAGGCGAAGTAGTCGTAGGCGTCGCCGTGCGCCTGCAGCCAGGCGTTGTAGTTGCCGTGCTTGGTCTTGGCGCGGTGCGGGCCCTTGGGGAGGTTCCACTCCGGGACGCCCTTACGGGTGAAGTGGTGGACGCCCAGCCGCCGGCAGACCTCCTTGACCTCGGGGTCGTCACCCTCGTCCAGCAGCCAGATGTGCAGCAGCCCGCGGTGGCGGATCTTGACCGCCGCCTCCAGCGTCTTCGTCACCATGTCCAGCGGTTCCTTGCCGGGCACGAAGGACGTGAGGAAGGCGACGCGGGTGCCGCTCTCGGGTATGACGGGTATGGGGTCGCGGGCGACGAGGGTGGCGTGCGCGTTGGACAGCACATTCATGCACCGGAAGAACTCGATCAGCCCGATCGACACCAGCATGACGACGTCCAGCACGGGCAGGAAGTCGTAGGCGGGGTAGTCGCGTTCGGTCCAGTGCTCCGGCTGCATCAGCCAGATGAGCAGCCCGAACGAGACCAGCGGCGCGGCACCGAGCAGCAGCGCGGCCCGGATGCGGTGCGGTTCGCCGGAGAGCAGCGAGCGGTAGCGGACCGTGTAGGGCTTGTCCGGGTCGGGCTGGGTGAGCGGCCCGGCCAGCCTGCTGTAGTGCTCGTAGTCGTAGCGCGGCAGCGGCTTGCGCGCCATCTGCCGCTGCCGGCGGTGGCGTGGCATGCGCAGGCGTGTCGTGGCGGAGGGGTCGTACGGCTGCTGTGTCCCGGCGCCCTCAGGCGGCGATGTCATGAATCCATCCCCCCGCGCGCAACGTCGGCTGCGCGCCCGTCTGCTGATGGCCCGGGTCCGCGGTCCCCCGCGGTCGATCCGGGCGCTCTGAATGTCGGCGACCTGCACCGTCAGACGGTGACGACCATCTTCCGGTTGCGTGTGCAACACCTCCGCGATCTTGCCAAGCGGAGAGTTCCCCGTGTTCACATCACGCCACCCGGCGTACCCCACTGTTCCAACGTCACAGAACCCGGCCCCATTTCTGCCGGGTGACCAGGTCAGGTTCCCCAACTGCAGTCGTGATGGCAAGAGTCACTCAAGAATATGCGCACAGAATGCGCAATACTGGGCGCGATGTGACGCAGGGCACATCACGCGATCCGGGACTGCCGCCAATTCTCCTGCTGTCGAGGGATATCGGGGCAATGGCCGGGCCCTGCCCCGCTCATGGGTCAGGAACGCCCCCGGCGACCGAAGAGGGATACTCCGCGGCCGTAAAGCCCGTGCCGCCGATCGGCCGTCAGCCGACGAGAATAGCGCCCCGTCGCGAGTTTCCGGGGCGCCCCGGCGGACGGTGCGGATGCCGCCGTTCGGCGAAAGAACCGCCTGCTCAGGGGAGTTGAGGCGCCCCGTGCGCGCCAGGTGGCGGCCGTCGGTGGAATTCACCGGCAAAGCGGGTGACGGGCGGATCCATGACGAGTTCGGTCTGTTTGGCGGTTCCGGTGAAGTTACCCTCGCGTACAGCGATTTGGCTGAAGGTATGGGCTGGTTCCAGGGGAATCCCTCCACTCTCGGCCGGTTGGCGCCGGGACGGCAGGAGAAGAACCCGGAGTGTCCCCTCCGTGGACACCGCCACGATGATTTCGACGGCTGCCGCGAGAGGTGCGGGCGTCTCCCCGGTGCCGGAAGGCTCGCCATCGGCCACGGCGGGTCCAGTGAAGATCAGGAAAGCCGGGGCTGGCCGAAGCGGGAGCTCGCGGAAAAAGAAAGGGCAGCCCCGGCCGCCGATTAATCCGTGTGCGATCGGACAATTACTGTTTGTGACTGTGCAAATTCCCCTCCGCCGCCTTCCGGGCGTCGCAAAGAGGGTGCCGTCCGGGCCTGGATCATGACCTGCCGGGGGAGGTCCGGGTCGTCGGTGATGCCGCGTGCCCGCGGGGCGGCGCGAAGATCGCTTAAGCCGTTCGGCTTGCGGGTCCCGGAGTGAGCCGGAAGCAAGGGGGCGGAGGGCCGGCGGGTCGTCCGTCCGGCCGAGCGCATGACTGAGGCCCCCCGCATGGCGAGGGGCCTCAGTCTTACGTGCGCCGCCAGGGACTCGAACCCCGGACCCGCTGATTAAGAGTCAGCTGCTCTAACCAACTGAGCTAGCGGCGCGCGCTGACCTGGAGAACTTTACACGAACTCGGGGGGTGCTCCGTACCCCGGACCGTCACGCTCACGCACCCCGGCCCTGTGATCCCTGCCACTCCCGAGTGCCCCCGCCGGCACCCCGCAGGCGCGCACTCCCCTCCCCGCGGGTGCCCGGTCCCGCCGTCCCGCAGGCCCCGCCCCGTCGCCCGTGCTCCACCGTCCGTACCTCGCCGGTGGTCCATCGCGCCGCGGTCAAAAGTCCCGTGATCTCGGGACCTTCGGCCGCTCGTGCGCCCGTATCGCTCTGTGAGGATCGAGAGCGGGGGCAGATGGGCGGTAGATCATCAGTTGCTCCGTCAACATGCGATATCGCCCGATGGTTGAGAGGCTGTGGCGACCGACAGGACGAAAAACCGCATACGCCCGGAGGGGCGCCGGCCATGGCGTCCGTCACTCCTCCGCCACCTGTTGCAACCCCACCCTCCACAGCAACGTCTGCCAGGACGCGCGCCCCGGACCGGGTCCCCGGGACTCGCCCCTCCGTCGGAAAGGTTGATCGTCGTGGTGTCGACAGCCAAGCGCACCCTTGAGATGCAGCTCCTCCTCGGGCCGGACGAAGCAGTTCCGGTGGCCGGCCGGTTCAGCTATCGCAGTGACCGCCCCTACGAGGTCGAGGTCGCCTTCATCAGCCGCGGCCGGACGGTCGCCACCTGGCTGTTCGCCCGTGAACTGCTGCTGGCGGGGCTGTACGGCGAGGCGGGCGAGGGGGACGTACGGGTGTGGCCGTTCCGCCGGCCGGGCGAACTGCGGCGGGTGCACATCGAGCTGTCCACCGACGACAGCATCTGTGAGCTGTCGGTGCGGGCGAGTGAGCTGACCGCCTGGCTGGAGCAGACCGCGGCG belongs to Streptomyces sp. NBC_01454 and includes:
- a CDS encoding SsgA family sporulation/cell division regulator, giving the protein MVSTAKRTLEMQLLLGPDEAVPVAGRFSYRSDRPYEVEVAFISRGRTVATWLFARELLLAGLYGEAGEGDVRVWPFRRPGELRRVHIELSTDDSICELSVRASELTAWLEQTAAIVPPGHEDRYLDLDAHLARLFAGKC